A window of the Xenopus laevis strain J_2021 chromosome 9_10L, Xenopus_laevis_v10.1, whole genome shotgun sequence genome harbors these coding sequences:
- the zfp64.L gene encoding zinc finger protein 64, whose product MNPGTVGQAFPAVQFHGGAAVLVEITTDIHICGLCKQQFTNLDSFVAHKQSGCQLISGSGATSAVQFVAQNEAGTPTQTSPRTITSETQTITVSAPEFVFEHGYQTLLPSDHAESQTTERVSPPTKCRRTVSGSSSRRKHSCTYPGCQFKTAYGLKDLERHLRTHTGDKPHKCPTCDKAFSRKDKLKTHMRSHTGEKPFKCKECDYRAADSSSLCKHQRIHTNERPFKCQICPYASRNSSQLTVHLRSHTGDAPFQCVLCNAKFKINSDLKRHLRVHTGEKPYRCDFCNFVCAMKGNLKSHIRMKHNAETTFKCMECNFQCGSKADLRHHLRSHLPEQPVKCAECTYSCSSKAALKVHERIHSKDRPFKCNFCQFDTKQRSNLTTHIKKCHGDQVKPRKSSLHRKEGGSPRLYTSRKGTKLEAKKAFNCDLCDASFVREDSLRSHKKQHTEIIAAQKASGLDLIPLQSQAPRSSTIAIRNIKFPPAILPFGQDGVKLMSDHPLIEGSTTETTSEPARALDGVSKVQDHMASSQLRLLSQVNLIASPSAVQSRTAQKLPLPDMGNNPIQHHLDESAMDNDQETNDEAFMSASSIDECSDLERLRIIKEEPIEVTIVSDAGDYIRIEEPHQSPIFSPSPLVNPPKRSYIVVQADPHSALLCPADSIPD is encoded by the exons ATGAACCCCGGAACTGTCGGCCAGGCCTTCCCCGCGGTgcagt TTCACGGTGGAGCCGCCGTTTTGGTTGAAATCACTACAGACATCCACATCTGTGGCCTGTGCAAGCAGCAGTTCACCAACTTGGACTCCTTCGTTGCCCACAAGCAGAGCGGGTGCCAACTCATCTCTGGCTCGGGAGCAACGAGTGCTGTGCAGTTTGTAGCGCAGAATGAAGCCGGGACCCCAACTCAGACCTCTCCCCGGACCATCACTTCTGAGACCCAAAccatcactg TTTCTGCTCCGGAGTTTGTCTTTGAGCACGGATATCAGACCTTACTGCCGAGTGACCACGCTGAGTCCCAGACCACGGAACGCGTCTCTCCACCCACCAAGTGCCGTAGGACAGTGTCGGGGTCCTCATCCCGCAGGAAACACAGCTGCACGTATCCTG GATGCCAGTTCAAGACTGCGTATGGGCTGAAAGATCTGGAGCGCCACTTAAGAACTCACACGG GGGACAAGCCCCACAAATGCCCAACCTGTGATAAAGCGTTTAGCAGGAAGGACAAGCTGAAGACCCACATGCGCTcccacacgggggagaaaccgtTCAAGTGTAAGGAGTGTGACTACAGGGCGGCAGACAGCAGCAGTCTATGCAAGCACCAGAGAATACACACCAACGAGCGACCGTTTAAATGCCAGATCTGTCCGTACGCCAGCCGGAACTCCAGCCAGCTCACCGTGCACCTACGCTCCCACACAG GGGACGCTCCCTTCCAGTGCGTCCTGTGCAACgccaaatttaaaataaactccGACTTAAAAAGGCACCTGCGAgttcacacgggggagaaaccgtACCGCTGTGACTTCTGCAACTTTGTCTGCGCCATGAAAGGAAACTTGAAGTCCCATATCCGGATGAAGCACAATGCAGAGACCACGTTTAAATGCATGGAGTGCAATTTCCAGTGCGGCAGCAAAGCTGACTTGAGGCATCACTTGCGGTCCCACCTCCCGGAGCAGCCGGTGAAATGCGCCGAATGCACCTACTCCTGTTCCAGCAAAGCCGCCCTGAAAGTGCACGAGAGGATTCACTCTAAAGACCGTCCCTTTAAATGCAACTTCTGCCAGTTTGATACCAAACAGCGCAGCAACTTGACCACCCACATAAAGAAATGTCACGGTGACCAAGTTAAACCCAGAAAGAGCTCCCTGCACAGAAAAGAAGGGGGCTCCCCAAGGCTTTACACTTCCCGGAAAGGCACCAAGTTAGAAGCAAAAAAAGCTTTCAATTGTGACCTTTGTGATGCCTCTTTTGTTCGAGAAGACTCTCTGCGCAGTCATAAGAAACAGCACACGGAGATCATCGCTGCCCAAAAGGCTTCAGGCCTGGACTTGATCCCTCTGCAGAGCCAGGCCCCACGTTCCAGTACGATCGCAATCAGGAATATCAAGTTTCCCCCGGCAATTCTACCTTTTGGGCAAGATGGCGTAAAGCTCATGTCTGACCATCCCCTAATAGAAGGTAGTACGACAGAGACCACGTCAGAGCCTGCTAGAGCTTTAGATGGTGTGTCCAAGGTCCAAGACCACATGGCGTCCAGCCAGCTCAGACTGTTGAGTCAGGTCAATTTGATAGCGTCGCCTTCTGCTGTCCAAAGTCGGACTGCCCAAAAACTTCCTTTACCTGATATGGGTAACAATCCCATCCAACATCATCTGGATGAAAGTGCTATGGACAATGACCAGGAGACTAACGACGAGGCTTTTATGTCCGCCTCCAGCATCGACGAGTGCTCCGACCTTGAACGTCTTCGTATAATCAAAGAGGAGCCCATAGAAGTGACAATTGTTAGTGATGCTGGAGACTATATCAGAATAGAGGAACCTCATCAGTCTCCCATCTTCTCTCCGTCCCCCCTTGTTAACCCACCCAAACGCAGTTACATCGTTGTCCAGGCAGATCCTCACTCTGCTCTTCTGTGTCCAGCAGACTCCATACCAGACTGA